AATGCGCGTGGTTCACCAGTCCCGCCTGCCGCACCCGAGGGCGATCGGGGTCGCGGCCGCCGGCCTCGCGGTCGCGGTCGCCGCCGGGACGTTCGGGGGCGTCGGCACGGCCGTCGCGGCCCCCGACCCGTCCGTCCCCCCGCCCGTCACGCTCTCGCCGCTCGGCACGTACTCGACGGGCCAGCTCGACGAGTCCGCGGCGGAGATCGTCGCGTTCCACGCGGCCTCCCAGCGCCTGTTCGTCGTCAACGCCCAGTCCGGGAGGGTCGACGTCCTCGACGCCCGGGACCCCTCGGCCCCGACCCGGCTGTTCGAGCTCGCGGTCGGCGGCACGGCCTCCGCGGACGGCTCGGTCGTCGCGGCGGACGCCGTCGTGAACTCGGTCGCGATCCGTCCCGACGGGCTCGCGGTGGCCGCGGTCGAGTCGAGCCCCAAGACCGACGACGGCTGGCTCGTCCTCTTCGACGCCGCCGCTCCGGTGACCACCCCGGGCACGGCCCCGGTGGACGCGATCCTCGGTGCCGTGCGCGTGGGCGCGCTGCCCGACATGGTGACGTTCTCGCCCGACGGCACGCGCATCGCGGTCGCGAACGAGGGCGAGCCCGCGGACGACCACAGCGTCGACCCCGAGGGCTCGATCTCGATCGTCACGGCGCCCGCCGGCCTCACGAGCGCCGCCCAGGGCGACGTCCGCACGGCGACGTTCCACGCGTTCGAGGCGGGCGGCACTGCGCCCCTCCCGGCGGGGGTCCGCGTGTTCGGCGGCCGGGAGGCGGCGGGGACCGGCACACCCGCGCGCCCGGTGTCCGAGAACCTCGAGCCCGAGTACATCGCGTGGGACGCGACCGGCACGGTCGCCTACGCGAGCGTCCAGGAGGCGAACGCGCTCGCGGTCGTCGACGTCGCGAGCGCGACCGTGACCGACCTGCTGCCGCTCGGGACGCAGGACCACCTCGCCGCGGGCAAGGGCCTCGACGCGTCCGACAAGGACGGGAAGATCGACATCCGCTCCTGGCCCGTCAAGGGCCTCTACCAGCCCGACACGATCGCCTCCTACCAGGCGGGCGGCGCGACGTACCTCGTCACGGCCAACGAGGGCGACTCGCGCGACTGGGCCGGGTACTCCGAGGTCAGTCGCGTCAAGGACCTCGGCAAGAAGGGCGTGCCCGGCCTGTGCTCCGACGCGTTCTCGTCGTTCCTCGGCACGCCCGGCAACCCCGCGACGCTCGCCGAGCTCACCGCGGACGCCCACCTGGGACGCCTCAACGTCAGCACCGCGAGCGGGCTGCGCGCCGACGGCTCGTGCTACGAGGAGCTCTCCTCGTACGGGTCGCGCTCGTTCTCGATCTGGTCGACCGACGGCCGGCAGATCTTCGACTCGGGCGACGCGTTCGAGCAGCTCGTGGCCTCGGTCAACCCCGACTTCTTCAACTCGAACCACACCGCGTCCGGGTTCGACGGGCGCAGCGACGACAAGGGCCCCGAGCCCGAGGGCCTGACGCTGGGCGAGGTCGGCGGACGTACGTACGCGTTCATCGGCTTCGAGCGCGTGGGCGGGATCGCGGTCTTCGACGTCACCGACCCCGCGCGCGCGACCTACGTCTCCTACGTCAACCACCGCGACTTCTCGGTGAGCGCCGAGGCGACGCCCGAGAAGCTCGCCGAGGCGGGCGACCTGGGTCCCGAGGGCCTCACGTTCGTCCCCGCGAACGACTCGCCCACGGGCGCCCCGCTGCTCGTGGTCGGGAACGAGGTCTCGGGCACGACGACGTTCTACGGCGTCGACGTCCGCGGGGCCGAGCCCGACGACGGGCGGATCGACCTCACGGTCACCATCCCGGCCGCGCCCGTCGAGCCGGGCGAGTTCGTGTGGACGGTCGACGGCGGCAGCCGCGTCGTGGATCTCGGCACGGCCGGGCTCGCGGGCGACCACCTCGCGGCGACCGGGCGCCTGGGCGCGGTGACCGTCACCGACACCCGCGCGACGGCCCCTGCGTGGTCCGTCTCGGCGCAGGTCGGGGACTTCACCACGACCGCCGGGGCCCGCACGCTGCCCGGCAAGCACCTCGGGTGGACGCCTGCCCTGGTCACGGC
This region of Oerskovia jenensis genomic DNA includes:
- a CDS encoding choice-of-anchor I family protein; translation: MRVVHQSRLPHPRAIGVAAAGLAVAVAAGTFGGVGTAVAAPDPSVPPPVTLSPLGTYSTGQLDESAAEIVAFHAASQRLFVVNAQSGRVDVLDARDPSAPTRLFELAVGGTASADGSVVAADAVVNSVAIRPDGLAVAAVESSPKTDDGWLVLFDAAAPVTTPGTAPVDAILGAVRVGALPDMVTFSPDGTRIAVANEGEPADDHSVDPEGSISIVTAPAGLTSAAQGDVRTATFHAFEAGGTAPLPAGVRVFGGREAAGTGTPARPVSENLEPEYIAWDATGTVAYASVQEANALAVVDVASATVTDLLPLGTQDHLAAGKGLDASDKDGKIDIRSWPVKGLYQPDTIASYQAGGATYLVTANEGDSRDWAGYSEVSRVKDLGKKGVPGLCSDAFSSFLGTPGNPATLAELTADAHLGRLNVSTASGLRADGSCYEELSSYGSRSFSIWSTDGRQIFDSGDAFEQLVASVNPDFFNSNHTASGFDGRSDDKGPEPEGLTLGEVGGRTYAFIGFERVGGIAVFDVTDPARATYVSYVNHRDFSVSAEATPEKLAEAGDLGPEGLTFVPANDSPTGAPLLVVGNEVSGTTTFYGVDVRGAEPDDGRIDLTVTIPAAPVEPGEFVWTVDGGSRVVDLGTAGLAGDHLAATGRLGAVTVTDTRATAPAWSVSAQVGDFTTTAGARTLPGKHLGWTPALVTAGGGTLAGAPVASGLVSGNGLADSALLGSAAAGHEPGSAVLGADLDLRLPVDAAAGTYTATLTLTAIG